From the genome of Fusarium oxysporum f. sp. lycopersici 4287 chromosome 3, whole genome shotgun sequence, one region includes:
- a CDS encoding hypothetical protein (At least one base has a quality score < 10) — MTTSSASVICPIPPLPNKRGQGAIGADLIITYHSDLAQCEILPAGSRYTNAGNFKAGTFLPFIQPAFILDLYPCLLSPEDGEISGLPLLLSMFNAGARTATLEEDWEGKWFTIVARIFPNKLTFHGVSLDGWETEETESVQVALALPRDGGLTPIVPRLLDGSDESAPWPNSSAHISLAGPVDLDTFHIKEDVWPEPLSKTSVFIKLGSYLVPENDRPPHKGVHVCHVLLLFPVEQQPWHSLLGWMRQAVNPFPKGSWIVCSGRVLGVLNRDLIQGPQVVDSTVRILVILPDDWEFARQSTLSTHNTYMPTSSNPVNESPTPPRPAGPGGVASRNPFSSPIRGQKQSPQRKAASPTLPSKQSDCEATKPPACPRGKHTPLTPTTIDVNPVLPIPSSDSDCTENGSDTKQMLDDQLDPTSPTPTRKRKQQSTPEPIRSKRTTARKRRAQLYD, encoded by the exons ATGACGACTTCCTCGGCCTCTGTCATTTGCCCGATACCTCCATTGCCAAATAAGCGTGGGCAGGGAGCGATCGGTGCggatctcatcatcacctaCCATTCCGACCTAGCCCAGTGCGAAATCCTCCCAGCTGGCTCACGCTATACGAATGCAGGGAACTTCAAGGCTGGGACCTTCCTGCCTTTTATTCAGCCTGCATTCATTCTCGACCTCTATCCGTGCCTCCTCAGTCCTGAAGATGGCGAGATCTCAGGACTTCCTTTGCTACTCTCCATGTTTAACGCCGGAGCAAGAACAGCGACCTTGGAGGAGGACTGGGAGGGGAAATGGTTCACTATAGTCGCCCGAATTTTTCCAAACAAACTTACCTTCCATGGCGTAAGTTTGGATGGATGGGAGACAGAAGAAACTGAATCTGTGCAGGTTGCGCTGGCACTACCGCGTGATGGCGGCTTGACTCC TATTGTCCCTCGACTCCTCGATGGTAGCGATGAAAGTGCCCCCTGGCCAAACTCTTCAGCACATATATCCCTTGCCGGCCCTGTCGATCTAGATACCTTCCATATCAAGGAGGATGTCTGGCCAGAGCCACTGAGCAAGACTTCGGTGTTCATAAAGCTAGGTTCTTACTTAGTGCCAGAAAACGACCGCCCTCCTCACAAAGGCGTACACGTATGCCacgtcctcctcctcttccccGTAGAGCAACAACCATGGCATTCTCTACTCGGGTGGATGCGACAAGCTGTGAACCCCTTTCCTAAAGGGTCGTGGATTGTATGCAGCGGTCGCGTCTTGGGGGTCCTTAACCGCGACCTTATCCAAGGCCCTCAAGTCGTCGATTCCACCGTCCGGATCTTAGTAATTCTCCCCGACGATTGGGAATTCGCTCGACAGAGTACCCTGTCTACACATAATACATACATGCCCACATCGTCGAATCCTGTCAATGAGTCGCCTACGCCACCACGACCAGCTGGCCCTGGGGGCGTTGCAAGCAGAAACCCATTCTCGTCTCCAATCCGCGGTCAAAAGCAGTCTCCGCAAAGGAAAGCTGCTTCCCCGACACTGCCATCAAAGCAGTCAGATTGCGAGGCGACCAAACCACCAGCCTGCCCTAGAGGAAAGCATACACCACTGACTCCAACCACAATTGACGTTAATCCAGTGCTTCCAATTCCAAGTTCGG ATAGCGATTGTACGGAAAATGGTTCAGACACAAAGCAAATGTTGGATGACCAACTCGATCCTACTTCCCCTACTCCCACACGTAAGAGGAAGCAACAAAGCACTCCTGAGCCAATACGAAGCAAGAGAACCACAGCAAGAAAAAGGAGGGCACAGTTATATGACTAG
- a CDS encoding hypothetical protein (At least one base has a quality score < 10): protein MSLPTSSPLNSDVDRRGRRHSIFADFIPDDLAFPPPFIDPAPNVDEVLNRDIEECSSENEHHDEEVAEDPRYVDDLQLAFHPNGVAYGSGFSTVPPTDLDIPPPNPHDFEQSLRAEVSLLRDNDIILPKHPPTGWKTTRLGRLYRHLFSTRVHDHDKPLFATEDSGETTPLLRERVVRFDGIPPTPGPDEVHERWEEALVSHKIETTWQRETKTLAQYALPLIVTFLLHYSVTVASVLTVGRLGMEELAAVNREYKPSSSNTDTDTTSGDHDYLNHQAYGSGHKHLVGLQAQRMTYLLWILMIPIAIVWWFSKPILSVAVGPGRTTTLAALYMRILILGMPGVSAFESAKRFVQSQGLFHATTYTLLVGAPLSFLQNWLFVFKFEWGFPGAAIAMAVTQNLLPILLILYVQLLEGYECWKGFSHKAFTNWGEFVPAPDVTCLLTVLGPMIKLALPGMIMIEAQFSVLEILTIAAGRFGTAQLAAQGVLVTVTSTSFNIPFPLAIATSTRVANLIGANLSKAARVTAKVAIFAALIVGLFNLTIFTTLRKQIPAVFTDDEQVIDIASNVILVCAVMQIFDALAAVSHGLLRGIGRQSIGSYANLSAYYVVALPIALGTSFGLGWKLAGLWVGLTAGLAVVSGLEAIYLYCTDWEEAVKQAEARMRTETARRRSSLSGLSQERS from the exons ATGTCGCTACCAACAAGCTCACCGCTTAATTCCGACGTCGATCGCCGAGGAAGACGGCATTCGATCTTCGCAGATTTTATACCCGATGATCTAGCCTTTCCTCCGCCATTCATCGATCCGGCTCCAAATGTGGACGAGGTACTCAACCGAGATATCGAAGAATGCTCCTCTGAAAATGAACATCACGATGAGGAAGTAGCGGAAGATCCACGATACGTGGACGACCTACAGCTCGCTTTTCACCCTAACGGGGTAGCTTACGGCTCAGGTTTCTCGACCGTTCCTCCAACAGATCTCGACATTCCGCCCCCAAACCCGCACGACTTTGAACAATCCCTCCGCGCTGAAGTGTCCCTCCTTCGCGATAATGATATCATTCTACCGAAGCATCCTCCTACAGGTTGGAAAACGACTAGATTGGGTCGATTGTATCGGCACCTGTTTAGTACGCGTGTGCACGATCATGATAAACCGCTCTTCGCCACTGAAGATTCGGGTGAGACAACGCCATTGTTGAGGGAAAGAGTTGTTAGATTCGATGGTATCCCGCCGACGCCGGGACCGGATGAGGTTCATGAACGGTGGGAAGAAGCGTTGGTTTCGCATAAAATTGAGACGACGTGGCAGCGTGAGACCAAGACGTTGGCTCAATATGCGCTGCCTCTTATCGTCACTTTTCTTCTGCA TTATTCCGTTACCGTGGCCTCGGTCCTGACGGTCGGTCGACTTGGAATGGAGGAACTCGCTGCCGTCAATCGGGAGTATAAACCGTCTTCGTCAAATACTGATACTGACACCACCAGTGGCGACCATGACTACCTCAATCA CCAAGCCTACGGTTCTGGTCACAAACATCTCGTCGGTCTTCAGGCCCAACGCATGACATACCTTCTCTGGATTCTCATGATTCCTATCGCTATAGTTTGGTGGTTCTCTAAACCTATCCTCTCCGTAGCGGTTGGTCCTGGCCGCACGACGACCTTGGCTGCTTTGTATATGCGTATTCTAATTCTTGGCATGCCCGGAGTATCAGCATTTGAGAGTGCCAAGAGGTTTGTTCAGAGTCAGGGTTTGTTTCATGCTACGACTTATACGCTTCTTGTCGGTGCGCCGTTGAGCTTTTTGCAGAATTGGCTGTTTGTTTTTAAGTTTGAGTGGGGATTCCCTGGGGCTGCTATTGCTATGGCTGTTACTCAAAACCTTCTTCCAATTCTTCTGATTTTGTACGTGCAACTGTTGGAAGGGTATGAGTGTTGGAAGGGTTTCAGCCACAAGGCGTTCACAAATTGGGGTGAATTTGTCCCAGCACCTGATGTGACATGTTTGCTGACTGTTTTAGGACCAATGATCAAATTGGCTTTGCCGGGAATGATTATGATTGAGGCCCAGTTCTCAGTGTTGGAGATCTTGACTATCGCTGCTGGACGGTTTGGCACAGCACAACTTGCGGCTCAGGGAGTACTCGTGACTGTGACGTCGACTTCGTTCAATATTCCTTTCCCGTTGGCTATCGCGACATCGACTCGAGTTGCGAACCTCATCGGAGCAAACTTGAGTAAGGCTGCGCGAGTGACAGCCAAAGTG GCCATATTTGCCGCCCTCATCGTTGGTCTCTTCAACTTAACAATCTTCACGACCCTCCGAAAACAAATTCCCGCTGTATTTACTGATGATGAACAAGTCATCGATATCGCATCCAACGTCATCCTCGTATGCGCAGTCATGCAGATCTTTGACGCATTAGCAGCTGTGTCTCACGGTCTTCTTCGCGGTATCGGAAGACAATCGATTGGTAGTTATGCAAATCTCTCCGCATACTACGTAGTCGCTCTTCCCATCGCACTCGGCACTAGTTTTGGACTGGGCTGGAAATTGGCTGGTCTTTGGGTTGGTCTTACAGCTGGCCTTGCTGT GGTGTCTGGTTTAGAGGCGATCTATCTGTACTGTACGGACTGGGAGGAAGCTGTGAAGCAAGCTGAAGCGAGAATGCGAACCGAGACGGCTAGGAGACGATCTTCGCTGTCGGGGCTTTCACAGGAAAGGAGCTGA
- a CDS encoding hypothetical protein (At least one base has a quality score < 10) — protein sequence MWKRLALAAELLDLARQQQGGPGNQGTTLASTSTSTIGDETKSFLLRIANRIFTSRELSQPEVLGYLLGFGTDFTNVPAWTWVHINSLYWACAKQWPGLKEALLALGRDPQPDNIYFQTDGFKLPYLEAYKHRGPILQELCFYDYMSFVVLKKERYHWRGTTPIPFPPTATVCKGWVQCLRTPGKMAVPVFDGRLTDEFDEEDARADRKIQGLDQDFEEIVDAHAFGDQREEEDGTRADEENTDSQEYYNAFLGVLTAARRSEIKDMPVSSVLRCLYEEARAIDMGEDDNTAAQRGRQFYTMLQDIQDAPFRGTGLLSREEIDAILKLQKKEDTSVTANIQGRESNASSAHADGPHRRPDVPRRPAQTEETLANGVGPAGQMRLEVGPYMSHVDVAVSLARGWTLNKLQSMAVLLPAVFLDERGTQLQEEEGKQHLQYVGGEGGTGKSRAPAENAAALIGGVTLHSACNIGFEDKTEITRNISEEEKLRWKSKTMLIVDEISQVGGLTLASVDSRLRLYRDDAHRPFGGIPIVIFFGDFFQFDPWARAQSKHISIFVAKHDTKAGKRLRVEELCDVLRYGDDSQLPTPGLFFYAQGMPVVVTRNQLTGLKLVNGAPFKAVDIFPDLACGTIALASDVTLHLGPPAAVLLQSDDIADLAVPGLPKGTLLIKSKTVVIPDSMRGKNSRSRSKPGFQLVTHRTGPLCTPAFAMTDQKSQGKQFSEVLLNLKGVYGSSSETRPSFMSLYVQLSRAERWEGLYLFRRPARGDFIEPKNVLGRQMRDGVYKLERLGGETRLRFEHDYRHESWFRDWDAIAESTSVTEVDEEDDTSLWCESEDDESES from the exons ATGTGGAAGCGGCTCGCCCTTGCCGCAGAGTTATTGGACCTGGCCCGGCAACAGCAAGGGGGACCAGGCAATCAAGGCACGACGTTGGCATCGACGTCGACGTCGACGATAGGAGATGAAACTAAATCGTTTTTACTACGCATCGCAAACCGGATTTTCACGAGCAGAGAGCTCTCACAGCCTGAGGTGCTTGGCTATCTGCTGGGCTTCGGGACCGACTTCACAAATGTTCCTGCTTGGACCTGGGTGCATATCAATTCCTTGTACTGGGCCTGTGCCAAACAGTGGCCGGGTTTAAAGGAAGCACTGTTGGCACTTGGTCGAGACCCGCAACCAGACAACATCTATTTTCAAACAGACGGCTTTAAGTTGCCCTATTTGGAAGCTTACAAACACCGGGGCCCAATTCTCCAAGAACTTTGCTTCTACGACTATATGTCCTTTgtggtcttgaagaaggaaCGCTACCACTGGAGAGGTACGACACCCATTCCTTTtccaccaacagcaacagtcTGTAAAGGCTGGGTCCAATGCCTTCGAACTCCAGGTAAAATGGCGGTGCCTGTGTTTGATGGTCGTCTTACGGACGAGTTCGACGAAG AAGACGCTCGGGCCGACCGTAAGATTCAAGGTCTAGACCAGGACTTTGAAGAGATCGTGGATGCGCATGCCTTTGGCGATCAaagggaggaggaggatggcaCCAGGGCAGATGAAGAGAACACTGATTCACAAGAGTATTACAACGCCTTTCTGGGCGTCCTAACCGCAGCCCGGAGGAGCGAGATTAAGGATATGCCCGTAAGTTCGGTGCTGAGATGCTTATATGAAGAGGCGAGGGCAATCGATATGGGAGAGGACGACAACACTGCCGCCCAGCGGGGCCGACAGTTCTACACGATGCTGCAAGACATTCAAGATGCGCCTTTCCGGGGCACGGGCCTCCTCAGCAGGGAGGAAATTGATGCGATATTGAAGTTacagaagaaagaagacaCCAGCGTCACGGCAAATATCCAGGGTAGGGAGAGTAATGCGTCCTCCGCGCACGCTGATGGGCCCCATAGAAGGCCAGATGTCCCACGGCGGCCCGCTCAGACGGAAGAAACACTGGCGAACGGAGTTGGTCCGGCGGGCCAGATGCGTCTCGAAGTCGGCCCTTATATGTCACATGTCGACGTCGCTGTAAGTCTGGCGAGGGGGTGGACCTTGAACAAGCTCCAGTCGATGGCGGTGTTGCTACCGGCAGTCTTCCTCGACGAGCGCGGCACTCAGCTCCAGGAAGAGGAGGGCAAGCAGCACCTCCAATACGTCGGCGGTGAAGGAGGCACGGGAAAGTCTCGC GCGCCAGCGGAAAACGCAGCTGCACTCATTGGCGGAGTGACCCTCCATTCGGCGTGCAACATTGGATTTGAAGACAAGACAGAGATTACGAGGAATATAtcggaagaagaaaagctaCGTTGGAAGAGTAAGACCATGTTGATCGTCGACGAGATCAGCCAGGTAGGCGGCCTCACGCTAGCATCTGTAGACAGCCGCTTGAGGCTGTATAGAGATGACGCGCATCGCCCTTTTGGTGGGATCCCaatcgtcatcttctttggcgACTTCTTCCAGTTTGACCCG TGGGCTCGCGCCCAGAGCAAGCATATCTCGATCTTCGTGGCAAAGCACGACACTAAAGCAGGAAAGCGGTTGCGTGTAGAAGAGCTATGCGACGTGCTCCGCTATGGAGACGACTCACAGCTCCCAACCCCTGGGTTGTTCTTCTATGCGCAAGGAATGCCGGTAGTAGTGACCCGGAACCAGCTTACTGGGCTGAAGCTGGTCAATGGGGCGCCCTTCAAGGCAGTTGACATCTTTCCCGACCTCGCCTGCGGCACCATTGCCCTCGCCAGCGATGTGACGCTCCACCTGGGCCCCCCCGCAGCTGTTCTCCTCCAGTCGGACGATATCGCGGACCTTGCGGTACCCGGACTCCCGAAAGGTACGCTCctcatcaagagcaagacaGTAGTTATCCCCGATTCTATGCGGGGGAAGAATTCCAGGTCAAGGAGCAAGCCAGGCTTTCAGTTGGTCACTCATAGAACAGGACCCCTATGTACCCCCGCCTTCGCTATGACAGACCAGAAAAGCCAGGGTAAGCAGTTCTCAGAGGTCCTTCTTAATCTCAAAGGCGTTTATGGTAGCAGCTCAGAGACAAGACCTAGTTTTATGAGCCTATACGTGCAGCTCTCGAGGGCGGAGAGGTGGGAGGGGCTGTATCTCTTCCGGAGACCAGCGCGAGGCGATTTTATCGAACCGAAGAACGTATTGGGCAGACAAATGAGGGACGGCGTTTACAAGCTGGAGAGGCTGGGGGGCGAGACAAGACTGCGCTTCGAGCATGACTATAGACATGAGAGCTGGTTTCGGGATTGGGATGCTATAGCAGAGTCTACTTCAGTAACCGAAGtcgacgaggaagacgataCTTCTCTCTGGTGTGAatctgaggatgatgagtCCGAGTCGTAG
- a CDS encoding formate dehydrogenase, translated as MVCSQFIPRLGCRVLSRPLYQITSSLLPGRVYPPFTRTMLTKARGNQGKVLMVLYPGGHHARDQPELLGCVENELGLREWIEEQGHTLVSTADKDGEASEFDKQLEDAEVIVTTPFHPGYLTAERLSRAKNLRLAVTAGIGSDHVDLDAANKANGGITVAEITGCNVVSVAEHVVMTMLVLMKNFVPAHDMIREGRWDIAEVTKNNYDIEDKVVGTVGAGRIGERVLRRLAPFHCKELLYFDYQPLSSEVEKDIGCRRVESLEEMVSRCDIVNIECPLYAETRGLFNKDIIGKMKPGSYLINTARGAIVDAQAASDALKSGHIRGIGGDVWFPQPAPKDNPLRYAEHPWGGGNAWVPHMSGTSLDAQKRYAAGVKTVLSAYFSGREDYPLEDLICHKGEYVTKAYGQRLKRV; from the exons ATGGTATGCAGTCAATTTATTCCGCGGCTGGGATGTCGTGTATTATCCCGTCCACTCTACCAAATTACGAGCAGCTTATTGCCCGGGCGTGTGTATCCGCCTTTTACGAGAACTATGCTGACTAAGGCACGGGGAAACCAGGGCAAAGTTCTGATGGTCCTGTACCCT GGCGGCCATCACGCCAGGGATCAACCCGAGCTCCTCGGATGCGTTGAGAATGAGCTTGGTCTCCGAGAGTGGATTGAAGAACAGGGGCACACGCTTGTCAGCACTGCTGACAAAGATGGCGAGGCCTCTGAGTTTGACAAGCAGTTGGAAGATGCTGAGGTGATTGTTACTACTCC ATTCCACCCTGGATACCTGACCGCCGAGCGTCTGTCTAGAGCCAAGAATCTCCGGCTTGCAGTCACTGCTGGCATTGGATCTGACCACGTTGACCTGGATGCTGCGAATAAGGCCAATGGAGGCATTACTGTCGCCGAAATCACAGGTTGCAACGTGGTGTCTGTTGCAGAGCATGTGGTTATGACTATGCTCGTCCTGATGAAGAACTTTGTCCCAGCTCATGACATGATCAGGGAGGGACGATGGGATATTGCCGAGGTCACCAAGAATAACTACGATATCGAGGATAAGGTTGTGGGCACCGTTGGAGCTGGCCGTATCGGCGAACGAGTCCTGCGACGCCTGGCACCCTTTCATTGCAAGGAACTACTATACTTTGACTATCAGCCTCTCTCGtctgaggttgagaaggacATCGGCTGCCGTCGTGTCGAGAGTCTTGAGGAGATGGTTTCTCGGTGTGATATTGTCAATATCGAGTGTCCTCTCTACGCCGAGACCCGGGGACTCTTTAACAAAGACATCATTGGCAAGATGAAGCCAG GctcttatcttattaataccGCTCGTGGGGCTATCGTCGATGCTCAAGCTGCCTCGGATGCTCTGAAGAGCGGGCACATCCGGGGCATAGGGGGTGACGTGTGGTTCCCCCAACCGGCGCCAAAGGACAACCCTCTCCGATATGCTGAGCATCCTTGGGGTGGAGGGAATGCCTGGGTGCCTCATATGTCGGGAACATCTTTGGACGCACAG AAGCGTTATGCTGCTGGTGTGAAGACTGTATTAAGCGCTTATTTCTCGGGCCGTGAGGACTACCCACTGGAGGACTTGATCTGCCACAAGGGAGAATACGTCACCAAGGCCTACGGCCAGCGGCTCAAGAGGGTCTGA
- a CDS encoding hypothetical protein (At least one base has a quality score < 10) has product MTSPLVEDHKSTLSRKSISSSTKSVKPMHRPSKRASSSAATIHRHDHIPHKTGMDGRNKRVWKACERCRMKKTKACFLCDGEFPCRRCKDDSLVCTAGVRKKTKNKQVPSSYAEVLENTQYALITTVHELYSMVRNNQSWDLGEPELDDRGQPVIHNIVQKLGCIRLNKDVDLPVHSVFPKDEARTAKLVREHNDRRKKYKPQTEIIKDANSSACNRTEGASSSELNHSDIEHDYRKAGVCNTDALTLLPQGFTSSVDCDFAPQPPVIGASTLFPSRAPAMSNFPAWSIAQPQHSDLTIQFLQRRNDMMTNMDLLNQGHGNQNSAP; this is encoded by the exons ATGACTTCTCCTCTTGTCGAGGACCATAAATCAACCCTCTCGCGAAAGAGTATATCATCAAGTACCAAGTCGGTCAAGCCTATGCACCGCCCCTCCAAGCGAGCCAGCTCAAGCGCTGCCACAATTCACCGCCACGACCATATCCCACATAAAACTGGCATGGACGGTCGGAATAAGCGTGTGTGGAAGGCTTGTGAACGATGTCGAATGAAGAAGACTAAGGCATGTTTTCTG TGTGACGGTGAGTTCCCATGCAGGCGATGCAAGGACGACAGCCTAGTTTGCACCGCTGGTGTACGAAAGAAGACGAAAAACAAGCAGGTGCCTAGCAG TTACGCCGAGGTTCTCGAGAACACACAATACGCTCTCATTACTACCGTCCATGAGCTTTACTCCATGGTCCGAAATAACCAATCCTGGGACTTGGGTGAGCCCGAACTCGATGACCGCGGCCAACCCGTGATCCACAACATCGTCCAGAAGCTCGGCTGCATCCGCCTGAACAAAGATGTCGACCTTCCCGTGCACTCAGTATTCCCTAAGGATGAAGCCCGAACAGCTAAGCTAGTGCGAGAGCACAACGATCGACGAAAGAAATACAAACCTCAAACGGAGATTATCAAGGACGCGAATTCTTCCGCGTGCAACCGAACCGAGGGAGCGTCATCATCGGAGCTCAATCACTCCGACATTGAGCACGATTACCGAAAGGCCGGCGTTTGTAACACTGATGCCTTGACCCTCTTACCACAGGGCTTCACAAGCAGCGTCGATTGCGATTTTGCTCCTCAACCACCCGTGATTGGCGCTTCGACTCTATTCCCCTCGCGAGCCCCCGCGATGAGCAACTTCCCCGCTTGGTCTATCGCCCAGCCCCAGCATAGCGACCTCACCATACAATTCTTACAACGACGAAACGACATGATGACGAACATGGATCTGTTGAATCAGGGTCATGGGAATCAGAATTCGGCACCATGA
- a CDS encoding hypothetical protein (At least one base has a quality score < 10), which translates to MHNSSVGRGSVQWPSMISRSPGSRGESHEYDLPEKYIDLGELNDPSPIESTGNRDETGLPGSSRHKVVLDRPCLSTSRRRENIGVGNSTDLDPVAPHPGQRRRQSHTPRSRSHHSEPTTELYDVPDEYSNLNEAESPIPVENPDERPVYCHHSLEERYNGSSRSSISRRNEELGLPPSPPLGGLDKRVKDRLRGHTRRVSRIFTEFYTVSYITFLSILATLARLGLESLTFYTGAPVTFATLWVNFAGTLFLGLLSESSAVFNGEPSPEKGKADAENSDGVLESSSRIDDESNREGDTDIRATARKPLPLFIGLSTGFCGSLTTFSSFVRDVFLALSNSLPAPQYHSDESSKELASRGVGMNIMAMLAVILTTLCMCLSALKIGAHIAILLNRRHLELPFRLRVVLDRCALLLGFGTWLGAVLMAVFPPDRPSNANGHDSRKQETWRGQGLYAVAFAPLGSLLRFYISLKLNSLCPAFPLGTFTVNIVGTALLGMAWDLQRAHLGPGGSVIGGSEVGCQLLQGVMDGFCGCLTTVSTWVAELSGLHRRHAYTYGTTTVVVSFAILVVIMGTMKWTVEWNEPLCDSMTWSISG; encoded by the coding sequence ATGCACAATTCTTCAGTTGGCCGAGGCTCTGTACAGTGGCCTAGCATGATCAGTCGCAGTCCTGGCAGTCGCGGAGAGAGCCATGAATATGACCTGCCAGAAAAGTACATCGATCTCGGTGAACTGAACGATCCTTCTCCTATTGAAAGCACTGGAAACAGAGATGAAACTGGACTTCCGGGAAGTTCTCGGCATAAAGTTGTCTTGGATCGCCCATGTCTTTCTACCAGCCGGAGGAGAGAAAACATTGGTGTCGGAAACTCCACGGACCTCGATCCTGTTGCGCCGCACCCAGGACAGCGGAGGAGGCAATCACACACCCCAAGAAGTAGGAGCCACCATTCTGAGCCAACCACAGAACTCTATGATGTCCCCGATGAATATTCCAATTTAAACGAAGCGGAATCTCCTATACCTGTTGAGAATCCCGACGAAAGACCTGTTTACTGTCATCACAGCCTTGAGGAACGTTATAATGGATCCAGTCGATCATCCATTTCGCGGCGAAACGAAGAATTGGGACTTCCCCCATCTCCCCCACTAGGAGGGCTAGACAAAAGAGTGAAAGACCGACTAAGGGGACACACTCGCCGAGTATCTCGAATATTCACGGAGTTCTACACCGTCTCGTACATCACCTTTCTTTCAATTTTGGCGACACTGGCAAGGCTAGGCCTGGAATCTTTGACGTTTTATACCGGGGCTCCTGTTACATTCGCAACTTTGTGGGTGAACTTTGCAGGAACTCTATTTTTGGGCCTCCTTTCGGAATCTTCGGCCGTTTTCAACGGGGAACCCTCTCCCGAAAAAGGCAAGGCAGACGCAGAAAACAGTGATGGTGTTTTGGAATCGAGCTCGCGTATAGATGACGAGAGCAACAGAGAAGGTGATACAGACATCCGGGCAACAGCGAGGAAGCCTCTTCCTCTATTTATTGGGCTGTCAACGGGATTCTGTGGCTCCCTCACTACGTTTTCATCATTCGTGCGCGACGTTTTCCTAGCTTTGTCAAACTCCCTGCCGGCGCCACAATACCACAGTGATGAATCTTCTAAGGAGCTGGCCTCGCGGGGAGTCGGCATGAATATCATGGCGATGCTCGCCGTCATTCTCACAACCCTCTGCATGTGTCTTTCTGCGCTGAAGATTGGGGCTCACATCGCGATCCTTCTCAACCGACGTCATCTAGAGCTTCCATTTCGTCTGCGAGTTGTGTTGGACAGGTGCGCGCTCCTGCTCGGTTTCGGGACATGGCTGGGAGCCGTGCTCATGGCAGTGTTCCCACCGGATCGGCCCTCCAACGCAAATGGTCATGACTCCCGGAAGCAGGAAACTTGGCGAGGACAAGGACTGTATGCCGTTGCCTTCGCTCCTCTGGGAAGTCTGCTACGTTTCTACATAAGTCTGAAGCTAAATTCACTCTGTCCTGCCTTTCCGCTCGGGACTTTTACCGTCAACATTGTCGGCACTGCCCTGCTGGGAATGGCTTGGGACCTTCAGCGAGCGCATCTTGGGCCAGGCGGGAGTGTCATCGGAGGATCAGAGGTTGGATGCCAATTATTACAGGGCGTCATGGATGGCTTCTGCGGTTGCTTGACGACCGTGAGTACCTGGGTGGCTGAACTCAGTGGCCTTCACAGGCGGCATGCGTATACGTACGGCACAACCACAGTGGTTGTGTCCTTCGCCATTTTAGTGGTCATCATGGGAACTATGAAATGGACGGTTGAATGGAATGAACCACTCTGTGATAGCATGACCTGGTCAATCAGCGGCTAA